From the genome of Carettochelys insculpta isolate YL-2023 chromosome 12, ASM3395843v1, whole genome shotgun sequence, one region includes:
- the LOC142019804 gene encoding zona pellucida sperm-binding protein 3-like, translated as MEPCLGFALLCWAVHGAAGYNPWDFSRSDSAIWRPTPRAEPPRRQPPWASLSQPYPWARADAGQLRAVSPQQPVTVECEEAQMVITVHRDLFGIGQLVSAADLSLGPDGCAYTSLNAAENTVTFAAGLHECGSTLQMTPDSLVYSTSLFYSPTPASNPVIQRTSPAVIPVECHYPRKDNVSSRAIKPTWVPFTSTLSAEERLGFSLRLMNDDWSAERPSNGFQLGEILHIQADVTTGNHVALRLFVDSCVATLSPERDSSPRYAVIDFNGCLVDGRSDDSTSAFVSPRPRQDMLQFTVDVFRFAGDASNLIYITCHLKVTAAEQAPDALNKACSFSKASNTWLPVEGTRDICSCCESGNCGPVGGQSRRPNPLDRWLGRRFQRDVPPRPGDSLARDQADVVVGPLFILNQGSKGLLESQMEAPQGAAAEHGTVVGLVSIAAGVALAWFPWLWL; from the exons atggagccctgtctgggctttGCCCTTCTGTGCTGGGCAGTCCATGGAGCTGCCGGTTACAATCCCTGGGATTTCTCCAGGAGTGACTCAGCCATCTGGAGACCCACCCCGAGGGCTGAGCCCCCTCGCAGACAGCCCCCTTGGGCCTCTCTTTCCCAGCCCTACCCCTGGGCACGGGCTGATGCTGGACAGCTCAGGGCTGTGTCCCCACAGCAGCCAGTGACGGTGGAGTGTGAGGAGGCACAGATGGTGATCACTGTGCACAGGGATCTCTTTGGGATCGGGCAACTGGTCAGCGCTGCTGACCTGAGCCTGGGCCCGGACGGCTGCGCGTACACGTCCCTGAATGCTGCGGAGAACACTGTGACCTTTGCCGCTGGCCTCCACGAATGCGGCAGCACCTTGCAG ATGACCCCGGACTCTTTGGTCTACAGCACAAGCCTGTTctacagccccacccctgccagcaaCCCGGTGATCCAGAGAACAAGTCCAGCTGTGATTCCTGTCGAGTGTCACTACCCAAG GAAGGACAATGTGAGCAGCAGAGCCATCAAGCCAACATGGGTCCCTTTCACCTCCACCCTGTCTGCGGAGGAGAGGCTGGGTTTCTCCCTGCGCCTGATGAATG ATGACTGGAGCGCAGAGAGACCCTCCAATGGATTCCAGCTGGGCGAGATCCTGCATATCCAAGCTGATGTCACCACCGGGAACCATGTGGCTTTGAGGCTCTTTGTGGACAGCTGCGTGGCCACGCTGAGCCCCGAGAGAGACTCTTCTCCCCGCTACGCtgttattgacttcaatgg CTGCCTGGTGGACGGGAGATCAGATGACAGCACCTCAGCCTTCGTGTCCCCCCGGCCCAGGCAGGACATGCTGCAGTTCACAGTGGATGTGTTCAGGTTTGCTGGAGATGCCAGCAATTTG ATCTACATCACCTGCCATCTGAAAGTCACGGCAGCCGAACAAGCCCCAGATGCCTTGAACAAGGCTTGTTCTTTCAGCAAAGCCAGCAACAC CTGGCTTCCAGTGGAGGGCACCAGAGacatctgcagctgctgtgagAGTGGGAACTGTGGGCCGGTTGGAGGACAGTCCAGGAGACCAAACCCTCTGGACAGATGGCTGGGCAGGCGCTTCCAGAGAGATGTGCCCCCCAGGCCTG GTGACTCCTTGGCAAGAGATCAGGCTGATGTGGTGGTTGGACCATTGTTCATCCTTAATCAAGGCTCAAAGGGTCTCTTGGAAAGTCAAATGGAAGCCCCACAGG GTGCTGCAGCAGAGCATGGCACAGTGGTGGGCCTGGTTTCCATTGCAGCAGGTGTAGCTCTGGCCTGGTTCCCATGGCTGTGGTTGTAG